The sequence TATCAGTTTATCGACCTACAGCGCGTAGATCCGCCGAAAAAGCCGCTGAAGATCCGTAAAATTGAATTTGTTGAGATTTACGAGCCATTCTCGGAAACACAGGCCAAAGCACAGGCAGACCGCTGTTTGTCTTGCGGTAACCCTTACTGTGAATGGAAATGCCCGGTGCATAACTACATCCCTAACTGGCTGAAACTCGCCAATGAGGGACGGATTATGGAAGCAGCGGATCTGGCTCACCAGACCAACAGCTTGCCGGAAGTTTGTGGCCGTGTCTGTCCGCAGGATCGTCTGTGCGAAGGCTCTTGCACCCTGAACGACGAGTTCGGTGCGGTGACTATCGGCAATATTGAGCGCTATATCAGTGATAAAGCTATCGAGATGGGCTGGAAGCCAGATATGTCCCATGTTCACCCGACCGGCAAACGTGTCGCGGTGATCGGCGCTGGCCCTGCGGGGCTGGCCTGTGCTGACGTCTTAGCCCGTAACGGTGTGCAAGCCGTGGTGTTTGACCGCCACCCAGAGATTGGGGGCTTACTGACCTTTGGTATCCCAGCCTTTAAGCTGGAAAAAGAGGTGATGATTAAGCGCCGTAAAATTTTCTCTGAGATGGGTATCGAGTTCCAGCTGAATATTGAAGTCGGCAGAGATATCACGATGGATGCACTGCTGAAAGAGTATGACGCGGTGTTCCTTGGTGTGGGGACTTACCAATCTATGCGCGGCGGGCTGGAGAACGAAGATGCTTCCGGTGTTTACGATGCACTGCCGTTCCTGATTGCCAATACCAAGCAGTTGATGGGCTACGAAGCCGCTGCTCACGAGCCTTACATCAGCATGGAAGGTAAACGCGTGGTGGTGCTGGGCGGCGGTGATACCGCGATGGACTGTGTGCGTTCTTCTATTCGTCAAGGTGCAACAGATGTGGTCTGTGCTTACCGTCGTGATGAGGCCAACATGCCTGGCTCCAAACGGGAAGTGAAAAATGCCCGTGAAGAGGGGGTTGAATTTAAATTCAACCTGCAACCATTGAGCATTGAAGTGAACAGCAATGGCAAAGTGTGCGGCGTGAAAATGGTTCGCACCCAACTGGGCGCACCTGATGCTCAGGGCCGTAGCATGGCTGAGCAGATCCCAGGCTCAGAACATGTTCTGCCCGCAGACGCCGTGATAATGGCGTTTGGCTTCCGTCCGCACAGCATGGAGTGGTTGGCCGCTCATGACGTGGCGCTGGATAAGCAAGGCCGAGTCGTTGCCCCTGAAAGCACCGATAATGCCTTCCAGACCAGTAACCCAAAAATCTTCGCGGGGGGCGATATTGTCCGTGGCTCTGATTTAGTGGTCACCGCCATCGCCGAGGGTCGCAAGGCCGCAGAAGGCATCATGAATTATCTGGAAGTCTAAGATCCGGCTACTTGTACCCAAAATCTGAGGTTACTGACAAGCCTATTTTATAGCTTGGTGGCTCGCGGGGCGACTGCACAGATGGGCACTCCGACGGCTTACGCCGTTACGACCCATTCTGTACATTTCCCCGCGGGCAACTTTTTCAACGGTCTGAGGGCTGGTTATCCAGCCCTTTTTATTACTGTTTTTCCCGCACATCGCCCCCACTCAAGATTTTGTAACAATCTCAAACTCCCTTATTTGCAGCATTTTAATCATGAAGCGCTATAGTAAGGCCCGAGTTTAGATTTACTTATGCTTCTGGGCCAACTTCACTGGCCCGCATATAGGGTTACACCTTGTTTTAAAGAAAGGATCATCTGTTATGAAATCTCACTTACTTTTTATTGCTGGCGGATTGCTGGCGATGAGTGGCAGCGCGTTGGCAATGTCGCTTAATTATCAAGAAGTTGGCTACAATATCGAGGCTCGTGGTGCCCGTACCGTGGTGGCTGAACTGGCGAAAGCGGGGCAACTTCCGGCGGTAGAGAATAATATCAAGCTGGGTGATGATAACTGGATTGCTATGGCCCCTAAACTGGCCGATGGGGGTAATGCGAGCTTCACCGCAGGGGTGAAATCAGCACTCTCTTCCGCACTGATTTATAACCCCGCTGCTGTGCTAAAAGCGGTAAGCAACAGCAAAACACTCCAATTATCAGAGATTTGTACTGCCCCCATTGACACCAAAGATAGCGCCGCCAAAGCCAATTTCCAGCAGCGCGCCTCTCATACCCTATCCACAATCAGAAATAGTGACATGATGAGCCAGCGTGATAGCTGTCTGGCTGAATTGAAAAAACTGTCTTAATTTTTTGGGTTATACCCAAATAATTGAAATTGTAGGTAGGCAACAAATAATAAGGGCGACCAATGGCCGCCCTTAGAAATGCAGAATGCTTTGCTTGAAAACGAAGGGGCTACTTAACAACCCTTAATGCCGGGCGACCACCACTGCGTGGTGGTTGTGGCGGCTCATCATCAGGCAACGCATTATCGTCTTGCGAAGACGGAGTTTCGCCCGTGACTAACATCAGGTTGTCAGTTGGTGCACTATTACCCTCTTCGATGCCCTCGGAATCACCCTCAACATCAGAGTCGTAAGCTTCTTCAGGTTCAAATAGCGTGCCAGAACCATTTTCTCGCGCATAGATTGCGATTATCGCCGCCATAGGCACACTGACCTGACGCGGCACACCGCCGAAACGGGCATTGAAGCTTACGCCATCGTTGCCCAGCTCCAGATCACCCACTGCACGCGGTGCCACATTCAATACAATCTGCCCATCACGAGCAAACTCCATTGGCACCGAAACGCCCGGCCTTGTGACATCAACAACCAGATGTGGCGTCAGCTGGTTATCAATCAGCCACTCGTAAAATGCGCGTAACAAATAGGGACGGCGCGGAG comes from Yersinia mollaretii ATCC 43969 and encodes:
- a CDS encoding glutamate synthase small subunit, whose protein sequence is MSQNVYQFIDLQRVDPPKKPLKIRKIEFVEIYEPFSETQAKAQADRCLSCGNPYCEWKCPVHNYIPNWLKLANEGRIMEAADLAHQTNSLPEVCGRVCPQDRLCEGSCTLNDEFGAVTIGNIERYISDKAIEMGWKPDMSHVHPTGKRVAVIGAGPAGLACADVLARNGVQAVVFDRHPEIGGLLTFGIPAFKLEKEVMIKRRKIFSEMGIEFQLNIEVGRDITMDALLKEYDAVFLGVGTYQSMRGGLENEDASGVYDALPFLIANTKQLMGYEAAAHEPYISMEGKRVVVLGGGDTAMDCVRSSIRQGATDVVCAYRRDEANMPGSKREVKNAREEGVEFKFNLQPLSIEVNSNGKVCGVKMVRTQLGAPDAQGRSMAEQIPGSEHVLPADAVIMAFGFRPHSMEWLAAHDVALDKQGRVVAPESTDNAFQTSNPKIFAGGDIVRGSDLVVTAIAEGRKAAEGIMNYLEV
- the sspB gene encoding ClpXP protease specificity-enhancing factor; amino-acid sequence: MEMSDMSPRRPYLLRAFYEWLIDNQLTPHLVVDVTRPGVSVPMEFARDGQIVLNVAPRAVGDLELGNDGVSFNARFGGVPRQVSVPMAAIIAIYARENGSGTLFEPEEAYDSDVEGDSEGIEEGNSAPTDNLMLVTGETPSSQDDNALPDDEPPQPPRSGGRPALRVVK